One Ricinus communis isolate WT05 ecotype wild-type chromosome 1, ASM1957865v1, whole genome shotgun sequence DNA window includes the following coding sequences:
- the LOC8261136 gene encoding dipeptidyl aminopeptidase 4 isoform X1 translates to MQSVEENKKLKRLRSFNNDMPMTDNTTPQNLDDCILFPVEDIVQSPLPGYGAPTSISFSPDDALITFLFSRKVFAFDLKTFKQELFFSPPDGGLDESNISPEEKLRRERSRERGLGVTQYEWVKTSFKKKAVMVPLPAGIYFQELSSSKPELKLPSSPLSPIIDPHLSPDGTMLAYVKDSELHVLNLLYNESKQLTFGSQGNTVTHGLAEYIAQEEMDRKNGYWWSLDSKFIAFTQVDSSGIPLFRIMHQGKSSVGLESQEDHAYPFAGASNVKVRLGVVSIAGGSITWMDLVCGGTEELDNEDEYLTRVNWMRGDILTAQVLNRSHTKLRIIKFDIKTGQGKVILVEEQDKWVNLHDCFTPLDKSVTKYSGGFIWASEKTGFRHLYLHDANGTCLGPITEGEWMVEQIAGVNEASGLVYFTATLEGPLEFNLYCTKLFRDDSQNFLGPVRLTHGKGKHVVVLDHHMRNFVDIHDSLDFPPRVLYTSLHDGSVIMPLYEQPFTIPRFKRLELEPPEIVQVQASDGTILYGALYKPDPTKFGPPPYKTLISVYGGPCVQYVCDSWLNTVDMRAQFLRSKGILVWKLDNRGSARRGLKFEGSLKYNAGRIDAEDQLTGTEWLIKQGLAKVGHIGVYGWSYGGYMSAMILARFPDVFRCAVSGAPVTSWDGYDTFYTEKYMGLPSQNPSGYEYSSVMHHVHKLKGRLLLVHGMIDENVHFRHTARLVNALVAAGKPYELLIFPDERHTLRWHRSRVYMEERIWEFVERSL, encoded by the exons ATGCAATCTGTTGAAGAGAACAAGAAATTGAAGAGATTGAGATCATTCAATAACGACATGCCTATGACTGACAATACAACCCCACAAAATCTTGATGATTGTATTCTTTTCCCGGTTGAGGATATTGTACAATCACCATTGCCAGGATATGGTGCACCCACTTCAATAAGTTTCAGTCCTGATGATGCTTTAATCACTTTTTTGTTTAGTAGAAAGGTGTTTGCTTTTGATCTCAAGACTTTTAAGCAAGAATTGTTTTTTAGTCCTCCTGATGGTGGACTTGATGAGAGTAATATTTCGCCCGAAGAGAAGTTGAGGAGGGAAAGGTCAAGGGAACGCGGCTTAGGAGTGACCCAGTATGAATGGGTGAAGACaagttttaaaaagaaagcagTTATGGTGCCATTGCCTGCAGGG ATATATTTCCAGGAACTTTCTTCATCAAAACCAGAGCTCAAGCTTCCTAGTTCACCATTGTCACCGATTATTGATCCACATCTATCTCCTGATGGTACCATGCTTGCTTATGTAAAGGATAGCGAGTTGCATGTTCTAAATCTCTTATACAACGAATCAAAACAATTAACTTTTGGTTCCCAGGGAAATACAGTG ACTCATGGCCTTGCTGAATATATTGCTCAG GAGGAAATGGATAGGAAGAATGGATACTGGTGGTCACTTGACAGCAAATTCATTGCATTCACACAAGTTGATTCATCAGGAATACCTCTTTTTAGAATTATGCACCAAGGTAAAAGCTCTGTTGGTTTAGAGTCACAGGAAGACCATGCTTATCCCTTTGCAGGAGCTTCCAATGTCAAAGTTCGTCTTGGGGTAGTTTCTATTGCTGGTGGTTCTATCACTTGGATGGATCTTGTATGTGGAGGAACAGAAGAACTGGACAATGAGGACGAATATTTGACCAGAGTCAATTGGATGCGTGGAGATATTCTCACTGCTCAGGTTCTGAACAGGTCTCACACCAAATTAAGGATCATTAAGTTTGATATTAAGACAGGGCAAGGAAAAGTTATATTAGTTGAAGAACAAgataaatgggttaatttacATGATTGCTTCACTCCACTAGATAAAAGTGTCACTAAATACTCTGGTGGGTTTATCTGGGCTAGTGAGAAAACTGGATTCAGACATTTGTATCTCCATGATGCAAATGGCACATGCTTGGGTCCTATTACTGAAGGTGAATGGATGGTTGAGCAAATTGCTGGTGTAAATGAGGCTTCAGGGCTTGTATATTTTACTGCAACTCTAGAGGGACCGTTGGAATTTAACCTTTACTGCACTAAACTGTTCAGAGATGACAGCCAAAACTTTCTTGGCCCAGTGAGATTAACACATGGTAAGGGGAAACACGTGGTTGTACTTGATCACCACATGCGTAATTTTGTTGATATTCACGATTCCCTTGACTTTCCCCCTAGGGTTTTGTATACCTCCTTGCACGATGGAAGTGTAATTATGCCTCTTTATGAACAGCCATTCACCATTCCACGATTTAAAAGGCTTGAACTTGAGCCTCCAGAGATAGTCCAGGTACAGGCAAGTGATGGGACCATATTATATGGTGCTTTATATAAGCCTGACCCAACAAAATTTGGACCACCACCATACAAAACCTTGATCAGTGTATATGGTGGCCCATGTGTACAATATGTCTGTGATTCTTGGTTAAATACAGTTGACATGAGAGCTCAATTTCTACGGAGCAAAGGCATTCTAGTGTGGAAG TTGGATAATAGGGGAAGTGCACGACGTGGCCTAAAGTTTGAAGGTTCTCTTAAATATAATGCTGGCCGTATTGATGCTGAGGATCAGCTTACTGGAACTGAATGGCTCATCAAACAGGGGCTGGCAAAAGTTGGCCATATTGGAGTGTATGGATGGAGCTATGGGGGATACATGTCAGCTATGATATTGGCCAGGTTTCCTGATGTCTTCCGCTGTGCTGTCTCTGGTGCTCCTGTTACTTCATGGGATGGGTACGACACATTTTATACTGAGAAGTACATGGGATTGCCTTCTCAGAATCCCTCTGGTTACGAGTACAGCTCTGTGATGCATCATGTGCACAAGTTAAAAGGGAGGTTATTATTGGTGCATGGCATGATTGATGAAAATGTGCATTTTAGACACACAGCACGGCTTGTCAACGCACTAGTAGCTGCTGGAAAACCATATGAACTACTAATTTTCCCAGATGAACGACACACGCTACGGTGGCACAGATCCCGGGTTTACATGGAAGAAAGAATCTGGGAGTTTGTTGAGCGGAGTTTGTGA
- the LOC8261136 gene encoding dipeptidyl aminopeptidase 4 isoform X2, translating into MPMTDNTTPQNLDDCILFPVEDIVQSPLPGYGAPTSISFSPDDALITFLFSRKVFAFDLKTFKQELFFSPPDGGLDESNISPEEKLRRERSRERGLGVTQYEWVKTSFKKKAVMVPLPAGIYFQELSSSKPELKLPSSPLSPIIDPHLSPDGTMLAYVKDSELHVLNLLYNESKQLTFGSQGNTVTHGLAEYIAQEEMDRKNGYWWSLDSKFIAFTQVDSSGIPLFRIMHQGKSSVGLESQEDHAYPFAGASNVKVRLGVVSIAGGSITWMDLVCGGTEELDNEDEYLTRVNWMRGDILTAQVLNRSHTKLRIIKFDIKTGQGKVILVEEQDKWVNLHDCFTPLDKSVTKYSGGFIWASEKTGFRHLYLHDANGTCLGPITEGEWMVEQIAGVNEASGLVYFTATLEGPLEFNLYCTKLFRDDSQNFLGPVRLTHGKGKHVVVLDHHMRNFVDIHDSLDFPPRVLYTSLHDGSVIMPLYEQPFTIPRFKRLELEPPEIVQVQASDGTILYGALYKPDPTKFGPPPYKTLISVYGGPCVQYVCDSWLNTVDMRAQFLRSKGILVWKLDNRGSARRGLKFEGSLKYNAGRIDAEDQLTGTEWLIKQGLAKVGHIGVYGWSYGGYMSAMILARFPDVFRCAVSGAPVTSWDGYDTFYTEKYMGLPSQNPSGYEYSSVMHHVHKLKGRLLLVHGMIDENVHFRHTARLVNALVAAGKPYELLIFPDERHTLRWHRSRVYMEERIWEFVERSL; encoded by the exons ATGCCTATGACTGACAATACAACCCCACAAAATCTTGATGATTGTATTCTTTTCCCGGTTGAGGATATTGTACAATCACCATTGCCAGGATATGGTGCACCCACTTCAATAAGTTTCAGTCCTGATGATGCTTTAATCACTTTTTTGTTTAGTAGAAAGGTGTTTGCTTTTGATCTCAAGACTTTTAAGCAAGAATTGTTTTTTAGTCCTCCTGATGGTGGACTTGATGAGAGTAATATTTCGCCCGAAGAGAAGTTGAGGAGGGAAAGGTCAAGGGAACGCGGCTTAGGAGTGACCCAGTATGAATGGGTGAAGACaagttttaaaaagaaagcagTTATGGTGCCATTGCCTGCAGGG ATATATTTCCAGGAACTTTCTTCATCAAAACCAGAGCTCAAGCTTCCTAGTTCACCATTGTCACCGATTATTGATCCACATCTATCTCCTGATGGTACCATGCTTGCTTATGTAAAGGATAGCGAGTTGCATGTTCTAAATCTCTTATACAACGAATCAAAACAATTAACTTTTGGTTCCCAGGGAAATACAGTG ACTCATGGCCTTGCTGAATATATTGCTCAG GAGGAAATGGATAGGAAGAATGGATACTGGTGGTCACTTGACAGCAAATTCATTGCATTCACACAAGTTGATTCATCAGGAATACCTCTTTTTAGAATTATGCACCAAGGTAAAAGCTCTGTTGGTTTAGAGTCACAGGAAGACCATGCTTATCCCTTTGCAGGAGCTTCCAATGTCAAAGTTCGTCTTGGGGTAGTTTCTATTGCTGGTGGTTCTATCACTTGGATGGATCTTGTATGTGGAGGAACAGAAGAACTGGACAATGAGGACGAATATTTGACCAGAGTCAATTGGATGCGTGGAGATATTCTCACTGCTCAGGTTCTGAACAGGTCTCACACCAAATTAAGGATCATTAAGTTTGATATTAAGACAGGGCAAGGAAAAGTTATATTAGTTGAAGAACAAgataaatgggttaatttacATGATTGCTTCACTCCACTAGATAAAAGTGTCACTAAATACTCTGGTGGGTTTATCTGGGCTAGTGAGAAAACTGGATTCAGACATTTGTATCTCCATGATGCAAATGGCACATGCTTGGGTCCTATTACTGAAGGTGAATGGATGGTTGAGCAAATTGCTGGTGTAAATGAGGCTTCAGGGCTTGTATATTTTACTGCAACTCTAGAGGGACCGTTGGAATTTAACCTTTACTGCACTAAACTGTTCAGAGATGACAGCCAAAACTTTCTTGGCCCAGTGAGATTAACACATGGTAAGGGGAAACACGTGGTTGTACTTGATCACCACATGCGTAATTTTGTTGATATTCACGATTCCCTTGACTTTCCCCCTAGGGTTTTGTATACCTCCTTGCACGATGGAAGTGTAATTATGCCTCTTTATGAACAGCCATTCACCATTCCACGATTTAAAAGGCTTGAACTTGAGCCTCCAGAGATAGTCCAGGTACAGGCAAGTGATGGGACCATATTATATGGTGCTTTATATAAGCCTGACCCAACAAAATTTGGACCACCACCATACAAAACCTTGATCAGTGTATATGGTGGCCCATGTGTACAATATGTCTGTGATTCTTGGTTAAATACAGTTGACATGAGAGCTCAATTTCTACGGAGCAAAGGCATTCTAGTGTGGAAG TTGGATAATAGGGGAAGTGCACGACGTGGCCTAAAGTTTGAAGGTTCTCTTAAATATAATGCTGGCCGTATTGATGCTGAGGATCAGCTTACTGGAACTGAATGGCTCATCAAACAGGGGCTGGCAAAAGTTGGCCATATTGGAGTGTATGGATGGAGCTATGGGGGATACATGTCAGCTATGATATTGGCCAGGTTTCCTGATGTCTTCCGCTGTGCTGTCTCTGGTGCTCCTGTTACTTCATGGGATGGGTACGACACATTTTATACTGAGAAGTACATGGGATTGCCTTCTCAGAATCCCTCTGGTTACGAGTACAGCTCTGTGATGCATCATGTGCACAAGTTAAAAGGGAGGTTATTATTGGTGCATGGCATGATTGATGAAAATGTGCATTTTAGACACACAGCACGGCTTGTCAACGCACTAGTAGCTGCTGGAAAACCATATGAACTACTAATTTTCCCAGATGAACGACACACGCTACGGTGGCACAGATCCCGGGTTTACATGGAAGAAAGAATCTGGGAGTTTGTTGAGCGGAGTTTGTGA